In one window of Halomarina pelagica DNA:
- a CDS encoding KEOPS complex subunit Pcc1, protein MSAPPRHDALLEFEYESPDHAALVERCVRQEVGEIEGDRTRAEVGRDGATVAVRIDADDLVALRAGLNTWCTLVEVAEGVVEASLGDGDGR, encoded by the coding sequence GTGTCGGCACCCCCGCGGCACGACGCGCTCCTCGAATTCGAGTACGAGTCGCCCGACCACGCGGCGCTCGTCGAGCGATGCGTCCGCCAGGAAGTCGGGGAGATAGAGGGCGACCGCACCCGTGCCGAGGTCGGTCGTGACGGCGCGACCGTCGCGGTGCGCATCGACGCCGACGACCTCGTGGCGCTCCGCGCCGGGCTGAACACCTGGTGTACGCTCGTGGAGGTCGCGGAGGGCGTGGTGGAGGCGTCCCTCGGCGACGGTGACGGTCGGTGA
- the engB gene encoding GTP-binding protein EngB, with product MFDSRPDRDAEVVFVGRSNVGKSTLMRQLTGHQFSTGGKPGVTRTPNHYDWAPEDFVLTDLPGFGFMEGVPEERREQIKTDIVRYLETYAEKVLVGVLVVDGKSAVDIIDRHSARDEIPHDVELFYFFEELGIPPVVAVNKMDKVDDRDERLNELCDRLGLLPPWQQWRDTIAPISAKRGNIDALKDAIRTHLHEAKRDDLLKFF from the coding sequence ATGTTCGACTCCCGTCCCGACCGCGACGCCGAGGTGGTGTTCGTCGGGCGCTCGAACGTCGGGAAATCGACGCTCATGCGCCAGTTGACCGGGCACCAGTTCTCGACCGGCGGGAAGCCCGGCGTGACGCGGACGCCCAACCACTACGACTGGGCACCGGAGGACTTCGTCCTCACCGATCTCCCGGGGTTCGGCTTCATGGAGGGCGTCCCCGAGGAGCGCCGCGAGCAGATCAAGACCGACATCGTCCGCTACCTCGAGACGTACGCAGAGAAGGTCCTCGTCGGCGTGCTCGTGGTGGACGGCAAGAGCGCCGTCGACATCATCGACCGCCACTCGGCACGGGACGAGATCCCTCACGACGTGGAACTGTTCTACTTCTTCGAGGAACTCGGCATCCCTCCGGTCGTCGCCGTGAACAAGATGGACAAGGTGGACGACCGCGACGAGCGTCTGAACGAACTCTGCGACCGACTCGGTCTCCTCCCGCCATGGCAACAGTGGCGGGACACGATCGCCCCCATCTCCGCCAAGCGCGGGAATATCGACGCGCTGAAAGACGCGATCCGAACCCACCTCCACGAGGCGAAGCGCGACGACCTGTTGAAGTTCTTCTGA
- a CDS encoding thiamine-phosphate synthase family protein, whose product MRFIEEVVVDEFLPTFRSMLAEDLRGRGLTQNEVATLLGISQSAVSKYAHGDIDRNAEVLGDERVADLVARLGEGLADGEMSRVQALVETEVFIRRLERGDLLATLHERAMPELAEYDGDFAVHDPDSGLREAERALASVRRGLRILSNASGFAALVPAVGSNLVECLPEATDIDDVAAVPGRILDIKGRAAVPGEPEFGVSEHVAGVLLAARAGGSDARAALNVRYDPGIVGRAEERGLITREFDAEGDVATAVEAAVADDPAVDVLYQTGGFGIEPIVYVLAPDASTAAERVRDLRVR is encoded by the coding sequence ATGCGCTTCATCGAGGAGGTGGTCGTCGACGAGTTCCTGCCGACGTTCCGCTCGATGCTCGCCGAGGACCTCCGCGGACGGGGGCTCACGCAGAACGAGGTGGCGACGCTGCTCGGCATCAGCCAGAGCGCCGTCTCGAAGTACGCTCACGGCGACATCGACCGCAACGCGGAGGTGCTCGGCGACGAGCGCGTCGCGGACCTCGTCGCGCGCCTCGGGGAGGGGCTCGCCGACGGCGAGATGAGCCGCGTCCAGGCGCTCGTCGAGACCGAGGTGTTCATCCGGCGGCTGGAGCGCGGCGACCTGCTCGCGACGCTCCACGAGCGGGCGATGCCCGAACTCGCGGAGTACGACGGCGACTTCGCCGTCCACGACCCCGATAGCGGCCTCCGCGAGGCCGAGCGCGCGCTCGCCTCCGTCCGGCGCGGCCTTCGGATCCTCTCGAACGCGAGCGGGTTCGCGGCCCTCGTCCCCGCGGTCGGGTCGAACCTCGTCGAGTGTCTCCCCGAGGCGACCGACATCGACGACGTGGCCGCCGTCCCGGGGCGCATCCTCGACATCAAGGGCCGGGCGGCCGTCCCCGGCGAACCCGAGTTCGGCGTGAGCGAGCACGTGGCGGGCGTCCTGCTCGCCGCCCGCGCCGGCGGCAGCGACGCCCGCGCCGCGCTGAACGTCCGCTACGATCCGGGGATCGTCGGCCGCGCCGAGGAGCGGGGGCTGATCACCCGCGAGTTCGACGCGGAGGGCGACGTCGCCACCGCGGTCGAGGCCGCGGTGGCCGACGACCCAGCCGTCGACGTGCTCTACCAGACGGGCGGGTTCGGCATCGAGCCGATCGTCTACGTCCTCGCGCCCGACGCGTCGACGGCCGCAGAGCGCGTCCGCGACCTCCGCGTCCGATGA
- a CDS encoding DUF5518 domain-containing protein has translation MKLNVRAVIYGFVATLIVGLLSGAVVPFTDMSLPAVGYGLTGVIGGLVAGYVAGGTIGNGALNGGVATIAGALVALVILALIGTLAAGLLGVGIFVAGIVLLVVAAIPGAVGGAIGAWAKGRSETRMAGRPTA, from the coding sequence ATGAAACTGAACGTACGTGCAGTGATATACGGATTCGTAGCGACCCTGATCGTCGGGCTCCTCAGCGGAGCGGTCGTCCCCTTCACGGACATGAGCCTCCCGGCCGTCGGGTACGGCCTCACCGGCGTCATCGGCGGGCTCGTCGCAGGGTACGTGGCGGGTGGAACGATCGGTAACGGGGCGCTCAACGGCGGCGTGGCGACGATCGCCGGCGCGCTCGTCGCGCTCGTCATCCTGGCCCTCATCGGGACGCTCGCCGCCGGACTCCTCGGGGTCGGCATCTTCGTCGCGGGGATCGTGCTCCTCGTCGTCGCCGCCATCCCCGGCGCGGTCGGCGGGGCGATCGGCGCGTGGGCGAAGGGTCGCTCCGAGACCCGGATGGCCGGTCGGCCGACCGCCTGA
- a CDS encoding DUF2103 domain-containing protein, which translates to MACRQCASDLDRPGDYCLVCRTRNADTVVLDLSRERATVTALLDDAVIARREVTTTPEAGERETTELRNFAGLIADDLQRKRPEEVYAVGDREVLSAVREQVHYPFYRVEGEDPVEAVVERRGEPALETVDRPPAAKLGGSHSTLIGGRAGRRAVETIAAHPHVKKLIPGPIDAGGSGSRSGVRAKATRADENGNVRMLLRDGSSVQENRVVTTAYDRETGERVRADLDEWLRDAGLRE; encoded by the coding sequence ATGGCGTGTCGGCAGTGCGCGAGCGACCTCGACCGGCCGGGAGACTACTGTCTCGTCTGTCGGACGCGCAACGCCGACACCGTCGTTCTCGACCTCTCCCGCGAGCGCGCGACCGTCACCGCCCTGCTCGACGACGCGGTGATCGCGCGCCGCGAGGTGACGACCACGCCCGAGGCGGGCGAGCGCGAGACGACCGAACTGCGTAACTTCGCGGGGCTGATCGCGGACGACCTCCAGCGGAAGCGCCCGGAGGAGGTGTACGCCGTCGGCGACCGCGAGGTGCTCTCTGCGGTGCGCGAGCAGGTTCACTACCCCTTCTACCGCGTCGAGGGCGAGGACCCCGTGGAGGCGGTCGTCGAGCGGCGGGGGGAGCCCGCACTCGAGACCGTCGATCGCCCCCCGGCGGCGAAGCTCGGCGGGTCGCACTCGACGCTCATCGGCGGGCGCGCGGGTCGCCGGGCCGTCGAGACGATCGCGGCCCACCCGCACGTGAAGAAGCTGATCCCCGGTCCCATCGACGCCGGCGGGTCCGGCTCCCGGAGCGGCGTGCGCGCGAAGGCGACCCGCGCCGACGAGAACGGCAACGTCCGGATGCTCCTCCGGGACGGCTCGAGCGTCCAGGAGAACCGCGTCGTCACCACCGCCTACGACCGCGAGACGGGCGAGCGCGTCCGCGCCGACCTCGACGAGTGGCTCCGGGACGCCGGACTCCGGGAGTAG
- a CDS encoding NADH:flavin oxidoreductase/NADH oxidase yields MSDLFTPLTLRGTEIPNRVMVSPMCQYSCRPDGLATDWHLVHLGSRAVGGAGIVMSEAAAVEPRGRISPNDLGIWSRAHADALAPITGFVRSQGSVPAIQLAHAGRKASTYPPADGYGPVHGDDGWTPLGPTDEPWPHDEPLATEALDQAGIEGVIDAFREAAEFAHAAGFEIAEVHGAHGYLLHEFYSPVTNAREDDYGGDFDGRTRLVREVTAAVREVWPDEKPVFVRLSATDWLPDRDAWTIDDTVRLAGDLAEVGVDLIDVSAGGIHPDQQLPDTGSHYQTPLAEAVREANDVAVGAVGKITTPEGADEVIRNGRADLAIVGREHLRDPYFALHAADALDRMDDAHVPVQYRRGF; encoded by the coding sequence ATGTCGGACCTGTTCACGCCGCTGACGCTACGCGGAACGGAGATCCCCAACCGCGTGATGGTGTCGCCCATGTGCCAGTACTCCTGTCGACCGGACGGGCTGGCGACCGACTGGCACCTCGTCCACCTCGGCTCGCGAGCCGTCGGCGGCGCGGGGATCGTGATGAGCGAGGCGGCGGCCGTCGAGCCGCGCGGGCGCATCTCGCCGAACGACCTCGGAATCTGGAGCCGGGCGCACGCCGACGCGCTCGCGCCGATAACGGGGTTCGTCCGCTCGCAGGGGTCGGTGCCCGCGATCCAGCTCGCCCACGCGGGGCGGAAGGCCTCCACCTACCCGCCCGCCGACGGCTACGGCCCCGTCCACGGCGACGACGGCTGGACGCCCCTCGGCCCGACCGACGAGCCGTGGCCCCACGACGAGCCGCTCGCGACGGAGGCGCTCGACCAGGCGGGCATCGAGGGCGTCATCGACGCCTTCCGGGAGGCCGCCGAGTTCGCCCACGCCGCCGGCTTCGAGATCGCGGAGGTCCACGGCGCGCACGGCTACCTCCTCCACGAGTTCTACTCGCCGGTCACGAACGCCCGCGAGGACGACTACGGCGGCGACTTCGACGGGCGGACGCGACTCGTCCGAGAGGTCACCGCCGCCGTCCGCGAGGTGTGGCCCGACGAGAAGCCCGTCTTCGTCCGCCTCTCGGCGACCGACTGGCTGCCCGACCGGGACGCCTGGACCATCGACGACACCGTCAGGCTGGCGGGCGACCTCGCGGAGGTCGGCGTGGACCTGATCGACGTGAGCGCGGGCGGAATCCACCCCGACCAGCAACTCCCCGACACCGGCTCGCACTACCAGACGCCCCTCGCGGAGGCCGTCCGCGAGGCGAACGACGTCGCCGTCGGCGCGGTCGGGAAGATCACGACCCCCGAGGGGGCGGACGAGGTGATCCGCAACGGGCGGGCCGACCTCGCCATCGTCGGCCGCGAGCACCTTCGCGATCCGTACTTCGCGCTCCACGCCGCGGACGCGCTCGACCGGATGGACGACGCGCACGTCCCCGTCCAGTACCGCCGCGGGTTCTGA
- the dcd gene encoding dCTP deaminase — protein sequence MILADVDILRRLEAGDLVVAPLDDPDLQIQPASIDLRLGREFLEFQRTNIPCIHPNSEQEVEEYVRETVVEDGEEFILHPGDFVLGTTEERVEIPPDLLAHVEGRSSLGRLAIVIHATAGVVDPGYRGQITLELSNLGTAPVALTPGMRVSQLIFTEMKSPAERPYGSGRGSKYQDQAGPQASRIGGDREFGGDQ from the coding sequence ATGATACTCGCCGACGTCGACATCCTCCGGCGGCTGGAGGCGGGCGACCTCGTGGTCGCCCCGCTCGACGACCCCGACCTCCAGATCCAGCCCGCCAGCATCGACCTCAGGCTGGGCCGGGAGTTCCTCGAGTTCCAGCGGACGAACATCCCCTGTATCCACCCGAACAGCGAACAGGAGGTCGAGGAGTACGTGCGCGAGACCGTCGTGGAGGACGGCGAGGAGTTCATCCTCCACCCCGGCGACTTCGTGCTCGGCACGACCGAGGAGCGCGTCGAGATCCCCCCCGACCTGCTCGCGCACGTCGAGGGGCGCTCCTCGCTCGGCCGGCTTGCCATCGTCATCCACGCGACGGCGGGCGTCGTCGACCCCGGCTACCGGGGCCAGATAACGCTCGAGCTGTCGAACCTCGGCACCGCGCCGGTCGCGCTCACGCCGGGGATGCGCGTCTCACAGCTCATCTTCACGGAGATGAAGTCGCCCGCCGAGCGACCCTACGGCTCGGGACGCGGCTCGAAGTACCAGGACCAGGCCGGGCCGCAGGCGTCCCGGATCGGCGGGGATCGGGAGTTCGGGGGCGACCAGTAA
- a CDS encoding 5-formyltetrahydrofolate cyclo-ligase: MDDESKAAVRDAVWTRFEEGDFSRFPFPPRGRIPNFVGAERAAERLFETPEWENATVVKANPDSPQRPVRKRALAAEKTVYVAVPRLRDEECFVELDPARIEDYDRASTIEGSSELGVQVGPDALPEIDLVVAGSVAVTEAGVRVGKGEGYSDLEYAVLRELGAVDDGTPLATTVREEQVVDRDVTPDAHDVPLDLIATPERVIRPDPTDATKPDGIDWTLLDEDRIEEIPVLRRVRP; encoded by the coding sequence ATGGACGACGAGAGCAAGGCGGCCGTGCGCGACGCGGTCTGGACCCGGTTCGAGGAGGGCGACTTCTCGCGGTTCCCGTTTCCGCCGCGGGGGCGCATCCCCAACTTCGTCGGGGCCGAGCGCGCCGCCGAGCGACTGTTCGAGACGCCCGAGTGGGAGAACGCGACGGTCGTCAAGGCGAACCCCGACTCCCCCCAGCGGCCGGTCAGGAAGCGCGCGCTCGCGGCGGAAAAGACCGTCTACGTGGCCGTCCCGCGCCTGCGCGACGAGGAGTGCTTCGTCGAACTCGACCCGGCCCGTATCGAGGACTACGACCGCGCGTCCACGATCGAGGGGTCCTCCGAACTCGGCGTCCAGGTCGGTCCCGACGCGCTCCCCGAGATCGACCTCGTCGTCGCCGGGAGCGTGGCGGTCACGGAGGCGGGCGTCCGGGTCGGCAAGGGCGAGGGCTACAGCGACCTCGAGTATGCGGTCCTCCGGGAACTCGGTGCGGTCGACGACGGGACGCCGCTCGCGACGACCGTCCGCGAGGAACAGGTCGTGGATCGCGACGTGACGCCCGACGCCCACGACGTCCCCCTCGACCTGATCGCCACCCCGGAGCGGGTGATCCGCCCCGATCCGACGGACGCGACGAAGCCCGACGGGATCGACTGGACCCTGCTCGACGAGGATCGGATCGAGGAGATCCCCGTTCTCCGACGGGTACGCCCCTGA
- the truD gene encoding tRNA pseudouridine(13) synthase TruD, producing the protein MRPAHPVERAVGIDYYVSDADGVGGRLRAAPEDFRVREREAVDVEPLDADPGAYPNVVFRATLRNWDTNDFVAVLADRLGFSRERFSWAGTKDKRAVTTQLFSVRWLDDPAFPDVGGAEIEALGRTGRPVLFGDLRGNEFEIAVRDAAHPDRAPAVSEALRAFGDCAAGQVAVPNYFGQQRFGTRRPVTHEVGLALARGDWEGAVIAYAGNPSEREPESTREARRYVEETRDWAGALERLPGRLGYERAMVHRLVENGGEGEADFADALRTAPNNVQRLFVNAAQSYLFNRMLSARLDRGLPFHRPVVGDVVCFADDHGLPDPDRGQRVTERRVDTIARHCARGRAFVTAPLVGTETELADGEQGEIEREVLDDEGIAPEDFDLPGEFGSTGTRRAILVATELDVADDPLTFSFSLPSGSYATVLLREYLKADPAEMR; encoded by the coding sequence ATGCGTCCGGCGCACCCGGTCGAGCGCGCGGTCGGCATCGACTACTACGTGAGCGACGCCGACGGCGTCGGCGGCCGGTTGCGCGCCGCCCCCGAGGACTTCCGCGTGCGCGAGCGCGAGGCGGTCGACGTCGAGCCCCTGGACGCCGACCCGGGGGCGTACCCGAACGTCGTCTTCCGCGCGACGCTCCGTAACTGGGACACCAACGACTTCGTCGCCGTGCTCGCCGACCGCCTCGGGTTCAGCCGCGAGCGCTTCTCCTGGGCCGGGACGAAGGACAAGCGCGCCGTGACGACGCAGCTGTTCTCCGTGCGCTGGCTCGACGACCCCGCGTTTCCCGACGTGGGCGGCGCGGAGATCGAGGCGCTCGGACGGACCGGCCGGCCCGTCCTCTTCGGCGACCTCAGGGGTAACGAGTTCGAGATCGCGGTGCGCGACGCGGCGCACCCCGACCGCGCTCCCGCCGTCTCCGAGGCCCTGCGCGCCTTCGGCGACTGCGCGGCGGGCCAGGTGGCCGTCCCGAACTACTTCGGCCAGCAGCGCTTCGGGACGCGCCGGCCCGTCACTCACGAGGTGGGGCTCGCCCTCGCCCGCGGGGACTGGGAGGGGGCCGTCATCGCCTACGCGGGCAATCCGAGCGAGCGGGAACCCGAGTCCACGCGCGAGGCCCGACGCTACGTCGAGGAGACCCGCGACTGGGCGGGGGCGCTGGAGCGCCTCCCCGGCCGCCTCGGCTACGAGCGCGCGATGGTCCACCGCCTCGTCGAGAACGGCGGCGAGGGGGAGGCGGACTTCGCGGACGCCCTGCGGACGGCCCCGAACAACGTCCAGCGGCTGTTCGTCAACGCCGCGCAGTCCTACCTGTTCAACCGGATGCTCTCCGCGCGCCTGGATCGGGGGCTCCCGTTTCACCGCCCGGTCGTCGGCGACGTGGTCTGCTTCGCCGACGATCACGGGCTCCCCGACCCGGATCGCGGCCAGCGCGTCACCGAGCGCCGAGTGGACACGATCGCTCGCCACTGCGCGCGGGGTCGGGCGTTCGTCACCGCCCCGCTCGTCGGCACCGAGACGGAACTCGCCGACGGCGAGCAGGGCGAGATCGAGCGGGAGGTGCTCGACGACGAGGGGATCGCCCCGGAGGACTTCGACCTTCCGGGCGAGTTCGGCTCGACGGGCACCCGCCGCGCGATCCTCGTCGCGACCGAACTCGACGTGGCGGACGACCCGCTCACCTTCTCCTTCTCGCTCCCCTCCGGGTCGTACGCGACGGTGCTCCTGCGCGAGTACCTGAAGGCGGATCCCGCGGAGATGCGGTGA
- a CDS encoding 50S ribosomal protein L37ae — protein MAKKKGRTGSAGRFGARYGCVARRRVAEIEEDTRSSTVDGAPVKRVGTGIWINEETGEKFAGGAYRAQTPGGRTVRRSIRAALSEDDT, from the coding sequence ATGGCCAAGAAGAAGGGACGCACGGGCAGCGCGGGTCGATTCGGCGCACGCTACGGCTGCGTCGCCCGCCGCCGCGTCGCGGAGATCGAGGAGGACACGCGAAGCTCGACGGTCGACGGCGCGCCCGTCAAGCGCGTCGGGACGGGCATCTGGATCAACGAGGAGACCGGCGAGAAGTTCGCCGGGGGAGCCTACCGCGCGCAGACGCCGGGCGGTCGCACCGTCCGCCGCTCGATCCGCGCCGCCCTCTCCGAGGACGACACCTAA
- the pth2 gene encoding peptidyl-tRNA hydrolase Pth2, translating into MKQAIVARTDVGMGTGKLAAQVAHASLAAYENAGPDARREWKSGGQKKIVLKAGSEREVFELAEEARREGLPHAVIRDAGHTQLDPGTVTALAVGPAPENLVDRVTGDLSLF; encoded by the coding sequence ATGAAGCAGGCCATCGTCGCCCGGACGGACGTCGGCATGGGGACGGGCAAGCTCGCCGCGCAGGTCGCCCACGCCTCGCTCGCGGCCTACGAGAACGCGGGTCCCGACGCGCGCCGGGAGTGGAAGTCCGGCGGCCAGAAGAAGATCGTCCTGAAAGCGGGAAGCGAGCGCGAGGTGTTCGAACTCGCCGAGGAGGCCCGACGGGAGGGCCTCCCGCACGCCGTCATCCGCGACGCCGGCCACACCCAACTCGACCCGGGGACGGTGACGGCGCTCGCGGTCGGTCCGGCCCCGGAGAACCTCGTGGACCGCGTGACGGGGGACCTCTCGCTGTTCTAG
- a CDS encoding TIGR00341 family protein — MRSIQAIVPEGSREAVERALSDLDLDQPYAIVDSADGGGDVLFVTVDTDDVEPLLESLRDVGVDEGGTAVVTDASVVLPEPDDGGEADEEGGEGGEESEGSTSHVARHELQAAMREQLGDPVDDALFTVLSAVLACAGLILDSPTVITGSMVIAPLLGPGIASSVGSVVGDDDLVRTGIRAQVGGVVLAVASATVFALLARALVLPTLPLDSLDQIVEFSDPVVFTLIIALVAGVAAALSLTSDVSTALVGVAVAAAIVPPSAAIGLGIGYWRPSLLVGAAVLVLVNVLSINLTSLLTLWSRGYLPSDLFERRRVRTVSARRALALALSGLVVSAAVGYATLDYRANATFEREVDRAVSESRIDATAVTVEYDPGMLGREPRTVVVHAAAAPDGAAAALEERIRKTTGQSVSVVVYEANGRAGGPTGSIKPAFEAPGR, encoded by the coding sequence GTGCGCTCGATACAGGCGATCGTTCCCGAGGGGTCGCGCGAGGCCGTCGAGCGCGCGCTGTCCGACCTCGACCTCGATCAACCGTACGCGATCGTCGACTCCGCCGACGGCGGGGGGGACGTGCTGTTCGTCACCGTCGACACCGACGACGTGGAACCGCTCCTCGAGTCGCTTCGCGACGTCGGCGTCGACGAGGGCGGCACCGCCGTCGTCACGGACGCGTCGGTCGTCCTCCCCGAACCCGACGACGGGGGAGAGGCGGACGAGGAGGGCGGCGAGGGAGGCGAGGAGAGCGAGGGATCGACTAGTCACGTCGCGCGACACGAACTACAGGCGGCGATGCGCGAACAGCTCGGCGACCCCGTCGACGACGCGCTCTTCACGGTGCTGAGCGCGGTGCTCGCCTGCGCTGGCCTCATCCTCGACAGCCCGACGGTCATCACGGGGAGCATGGTGATCGCGCCGCTGCTCGGGCCGGGTATCGCCTCCAGCGTCGGGAGCGTCGTCGGCGACGACGACCTCGTCCGGACCGGCATCAGAGCGCAGGTGGGCGGCGTCGTGCTAGCGGTGGCGAGCGCGACCGTCTTCGCGCTGCTCGCCCGCGCGCTCGTCCTGCCCACGCTCCCGCTCGACAGCCTCGACCAGATCGTCGAGTTCTCCGACCCCGTCGTGTTCACGCTGATCATCGCCCTCGTCGCCGGGGTGGCGGCCGCGCTCTCGCTCACGTCCGACGTGAGCACCGCGCTCGTCGGCGTCGCGGTCGCCGCGGCGATCGTCCCCCCCAGCGCGGCGATCGGCCTCGGCATCGGATACTGGCGGCCCTCGCTGCTCGTCGGGGCCGCCGTCCTCGTGCTGGTCAACGTCCTCTCGATAAACCTGACCAGCCTGCTGACGCTCTGGTCGCGGGGGTACCTCCCCAGCGATCTCTTCGAGCGACGACGGGTACGGACGGTGTCCGCCCGGCGCGCGCTCGCGCTCGCGCTGAGCGGCCTCGTCGTCTCCGCCGCGGTGGGCTATGCGACCCTGGACTACCGGGCGAACGCCACGTTCGAACGCGAGGTGGACCGCGCCGTCAGCGAGAGCAGGATCGACGCCACCGCCGTCACCGTCGAGTACGATCCGGGCATGCTGGGCCGCGAACCGCGCACCGTCGTCGTCCACGCGGCGGCGGCCCCGGACGGCGCGGCGGCGGCGCTGGAGGAGCGGATCCGGAAGACGACGGGCCAGTCGGTGTCTGTCGTCGTCTACGAGGCGAACGGCCGGGCCGGGGGGCCGACCGGGAGCATCAAACCGGCGTTTGAGGCTCCAGGAAGGTGA
- a CDS encoding phosphoadenosine phosphosulfate reductase family protein, which translates to MSENFPEYLTVDYDDGREQTAADYPKLADKLAKAVDVTRIALEQYRRPAVMWTGGKDSTLVLYFVKEVAEEYGHDLPPVVFIDHYQHFDDVTDFVERWAGEWDLELIYARNEDPVFAEHVPGDDVPVASLTEENRRELRRADHEGDTFRFEADSLGGNHLLKTVALNHVIREHGFDGIFSGVRWDEQEARADETFFSPRHDSEKYPPHDRVHSILQFDERALWDATWQYVVPDTVAGWPEGHVPQSYDDMPEGFTAEDIPVSPKYFEGFRSLGTEKGSAKSAEEPAWLQDLDNTTERQGRAQDKENLMARLRDLGYM; encoded by the coding sequence ATGAGCGAGAACTTCCCCGAGTACCTGACGGTCGACTACGACGACGGGCGGGAGCAGACCGCCGCCGACTACCCGAAACTGGCCGACAAGCTGGCGAAGGCCGTCGACGTGACGAGGATCGCGCTGGAGCAGTACCGCAGGCCCGCGGTCATGTGGACCGGCGGGAAGGACTCCACGCTCGTGCTCTACTTCGTGAAGGAGGTCGCCGAGGAGTACGGCCACGACCTCCCTCCCGTGGTGTTCATCGACCACTATCAGCACTTCGACGACGTCACCGACTTCGTCGAGCGCTGGGCCGGCGAGTGGGACCTCGAACTGATCTACGCGCGAAACGAGGACCCCGTCTTCGCCGAGCACGTACCGGGCGACGACGTACCCGTCGCGTCGCTGACCGAGGAGAACCGGCGCGAACTCCGCCGCGCGGACCACGAGGGCGACACCTTCCGCTTCGAGGCCGACAGCCTCGGCGGCAACCACCTGCTCAAGACCGTCGCGCTCAACCACGTCATCCGCGAGCACGGCTTCGACGGCATCTTCTCGGGCGTCCGCTGGGACGAGCAGGAGGCGCGCGCCGACGAGACCTTCTTCAGCCCCCGTCACGACTCGGAGAAGTACCCGCCGCACGACCGCGTCCACTCCATCCTCCAGTTCGACGAGCGGGCGCTCTGGGACGCCACGTGGCAGTACGTCGTCCCCGACACCGTGGCCGGGTGGCCCGAGGGTCACGTCCCGCAGAGCTACGACGACATGCCGGAGGGATTTACCGCCGAGGACATCCCCGTCTCGCCCAAGTACTTCGAGGGCTTCCGCTCGCTCGGCACGGAGAAGGGGTCGGCGAAGTCCGCCGAGGAACCCGCCTGGCTGCAGGACCTCGACAACACCACCGAACGACAGGGCCGCGCCCAGGACAAGGAGAACCTGATGGCCCGCCTGCGCGACCTCGGCTACATGTGA
- a CDS encoding class I SAM-dependent methyltransferase — MSVRAFYGRYAALYDAIATAPGVARWRAAAVDALDLESGDTVVEMGCGTGANLRFLRERVGPEGTVIGVDLTRPLLRYARTRVDPEGWENVHLVQADAARPPVERADAVLGSFVVGLLADPTAAVDGWCDLASGRVALLDATSSSHPVGPLLNPAFGAFVGAGAPADALTESVQQALAGRRARRHLDERVSVARDALAARTTDRRYEERALGFVGVLSGRVE, encoded by the coding sequence ATGAGCGTCCGGGCGTTCTACGGCCGTTACGCGGCGCTCTACGACGCCATCGCCACCGCTCCCGGCGTGGCTCGCTGGCGCGCGGCCGCCGTCGACGCGCTCGACCTCGAATCCGGCGACACGGTCGTCGAGATGGGCTGCGGAACGGGCGCGAACCTCCGCTTTCTGCGCGAGCGCGTCGGGCCGGAGGGGACGGTGATCGGCGTCGACCTCACGCGCCCGCTGCTGCGGTACGCCCGGACGCGCGTCGATCCCGAGGGCTGGGAGAACGTCCACCTCGTACAGGCGGACGCCGCGCGACCGCCGGTCGAACGCGCCGACGCCGTCCTCGGGTCGTTCGTCGTCGGGTTGCTGGCCGACCCGACCGCCGCCGTGGACGGCTGGTGCGACCTCGCCTCCGGTCGGGTCGCCCTCCTAGACGCGACGAGCAGTTCCCACCCGGTCGGCCCGCTCCTCAACCCCGCCTTCGGCGCGTTCGTCGGCGCGGGCGCGCCCGCCGACGCGCTCACCGAATCGGTACAGCAGGCGCTCGCCGGCCGACGCGCTCGACGCCACCTCGACGAGCGAGTCAGCGTCGCGCGCGACGCCCTCGCCGCCCGCACCACGGACCGCCGCTACGAGGAGCGCGCGCTGGGGTTCGTCGGCGTCCTGAGCGGCCGGGTCGAGTGA
- a CDS encoding DNA-directed RNA polymerase subunit P — MSYKCSRCKRDVELDEYGGVRCPYCGHRVLLKERAGDVKTIDVE, encoded by the coding sequence ATGAGCTACAAGTGTTCTCGCTGCAAGCGCGACGTCGAACTCGACGAGTACGGCGGCGTCCGCTGTCCGTACTGCGGTCACCGGGTGCTCCTGAAGGAGCGCGCCGGCGACGTCAAGACGATCGACGTCGAGTAA